The segment AGGAGCTAgtctttcaagttttttttttttttttaattttaacgaATTGCTCTAATACTTGGAAATTTAAATAAGAGAGATTTTGTAATCTGAACTCGACTGTTCAAGAGCAGAGACCCTGTTTACTACCCCACTTAACTACCCTTTTTGACGGCCTATCCCCCCACCCCGCTCCAGTCATCCAGTCATTCTCAAGTATATCCCAGAGCTTTCCCTCACTCCAGGAACACCAGTGCCAGGCTACCCGAGTGAAAAGCAGGCGGGGCCGGATGGACAGTGGCAAAGCCAGGACGCCCAGCGCGGATCTGGCCCCCGGGGAAGCCAGACGAAGTGGGCAGTCACTGCAAGCTGGGAGCCCGCCCCTCAGATCCCCGCTTAGGGCCTCAGGAGCCGTTGGTCTCAGGGCCGACTTTGCAACCGCTCAGCACCTGTGGCGACCAGAGACAGACACTGACCCTGACGCTCTGAAAAATACCTGTAGAAAATGGCTTTGGGGGAGGAGATTTGGGGAGCGGCACCAAACTATACCTTATAGTGCCCCGACCCCAGAGCAGTTTTTAAATGTCATCCCTGTGTCTCAAAACGAAAACAACCCCTTAAGGTTTGGCACCTTCCAGGAAAGGACAGTGGAGACTGGGTTTGGGCTAAAAGAGAAGAGTGGGGAACTTTGTGTCGGCCCCCTGGGCAGGTACGTAGGGGCTGGGGGCGGCGGGCTCGCCCTGTCGGGCGGGGGTGCGCCCCGAAGTGACAGGAGGAAGCTGGAGGTGGAGGGCGGGGAGGAGGTCCCGCCCCCACCTCGCGCTCCTTTACGGGAAGTGATGTGGGGCCAGACGGAAAATACCCGCCAAGGACCCGAAAAGGCCGGCAGCGGGTGGACGCCGCGCGCAGAGACAGAGCGGCGTGGGGACCGCGGGCGGAGCAGGTGAGGCGGAGGCGCGGGCTGGGAGGCGCGCTCGGGCTCGGGGCGCCGGTCACCCCGCGGGGCAGCGCGACGGAGCGGGCGCACCGAGGGTCTGGCCCTGGGGCCGGGTGTTGGGGTTGCAGCTCCTCTCCGCTCTCTGGGAGGCAGAGCCCACCGGAGAAGCTTCTTTGCTTCTCCCAGGCCCTCAGCACAAACTCTACGATGACAATCGCGGGCGTAGGGGTCAGCTTGGGCGAGGTGCCGATTAGGTGGAGTCCCAGGTTGGGGGCTGAGCTCACCTTCCGGCGGCATCCAGGTGCTAGGGGCCGCATGGAGGTGgcggggtgggaggaaggaaacTTCTCAGGCAGGAGAGGAGGCTCCTGCAGGGCCTCTCTAATTCTTTACTTCCTCCGGTTTTGTCAGTTGAATGATTTAAAGTCTTGACACCTTTGTTGGGCGGGGTCTGGACGGCAAACTGTCTGGGTGGGAGAGGGTCCCCCCTTCCTTTCCCTGCCAGTCAGACAGAAAACCCTACTAGGCAGTCAGGCCCTTCTGTCTTGACTGGCGGTAGAGCCGATGTGATGACAGGTTTCGGTAACTCTTGCCAAAGCTTTTGTCTCTGTCCCAATAGATCACGGATTAAGCAAAGTCAGGCCTGAAGTGAAGGAAATCTTGTGAACCCATGACTTTGCCTTCCCATAATTTTGGCTCCTGTGGGCCCCCTGCATGGCCTCAGCATCATCTGTTAGATCCTCTGTCTCAGGGGTCTTCTGTGGGCTAACAGCTATTTTCCCCTACTGGATGGATTCTTAACTTTGGGATTGGCTCATCAGTCAGAGGTTGGGggtatcctctttttttttatttttattttttgggggtatCCTCTTATGCTGTATAAAGTTTCTATAATTATCAGTGATTTAGTTTGTTGGTGATTCACTGTTcctgttttattgatttatttatgccTTCTTAGAAACTTGTTTTAGGGGGAAAACACAGTCTGGAAGACAGAATTTTTGCAGATGGTTACAAGTAAAGAAAGGTTAATGTAGTGCTGAAAAACTTGACTGAGGATCTGTATTTTATGTTAGTTTTCCTTCctacttctttcctttattgtttcttccttactccctccctcccttaatTTCCATGACCTGCCTTGATTTTACTAATTTTGATGAAGTAtaactaattttttcttttcttgctgcgcttttggtgtcaaatctaaGAAAGCATTGCTCAATCCAAAGTTCTGAAGAtttatgcctatgttttcttctaagagttgttagttttagctcttacatttccATCTTTAGCTTGCTTTAAGTTAATTTTGTACATGGCGTGAGGTAGGAGTGTTAACAATTTTTTGCATGTGGGCATCAAgttctcccagcaccatttgttgaaaagattatttttcccccttttaataCCATTGGTGCCTGTGTTGAGAATAAATTGTCAGGAAATGTGAGGGTTTATTCCTAGACTCTCAGCCCTACTCCATTGAGCTGCATGTCTATCCTTATGCTAGTATCATACTCTCCTCTGTTAACTATGTACGCGAGAGGTTTTGAGATGGGGAGTGTGAGTCCTcccactttgtttttcttttttgagactgTTCTGGCTATTCTGGGTCCCTTGAATTTCCATCTGTAATTTAGGATCAGCGTCTCAATTGCTGTTGCCTGATTTTACAACAGATGCAATGGGTGTTGAAGTGGGCAACAGTCTCTAGGAACCAGACTCTTGATTTTCCTCTTCCAAACCTGCTTTTCCCTCCGTCTCCCCTGTCTCAGTTACTTCATTGTTACAGGTGCTCAGACTAAACACCCTGGGGTCACCCCTGATTCTTTTCTTTGTCTCATATCAGACATCTAGTTTCTCAGCAGAGTTCATTAGTTCTGCTTAGAAACTATATCTAGGATAGGAACCATTTTGTAACATTTTCACTGCTCCTGCCAGTTCCTTTTGTTTGTCAACCTGGATTACTCCAAAGCCTCCTGCAGGCCCAGCCTGCTTCCACCTTCACCACTCTATGGTCTGTTCTTAACAAAGTTGCCGAAGCCACTTATATCACTCAGTCCTGTGCTCAAAACTCACCAGTGGCTTGTTATACCAGAGGGAAACCTCTGTCGCCTGCAATCCCTTACATGGTGTGTGGCTTCATCTTCCATCACTCCCCTCTTTTCTCACTTGCCTTCAGCcacacctcaggacctttgctgtttcctctgtttgAAATGTTCTTCCTTCAAAAGTCTGCACTGCTTACTCACTCATTTCATTCAAATCAAGTCATTTCTTTAGAGATGCTTTCTTGTCCCATCCCATCTAAATTAGCGTCCCCCATCCCCCAACCCCaacattttcttcctcttgaccttatttttctttagagTATCTgtagcattctttgtcattgcacacacacatctgtctCCCACTGGTAGAGTACAAGCTCCATGAAGGTCCAGAATTTGTCTTGTTTGCTCTGGTGGAGGTAGCACCTGGAATGGTTTTTGGCACATATtaaaccctgaaaaaaaaaaaaaaaaaaaaaatatatatatatatatatatattgagtgaATGAAAAGGGAATGAGAAGCTGAGAAATGGGGATCACTCTGCTATTTCTTTCTCACTCTTCCTTCCCATTTGCAGTGTCCATAGCTACACCAGCAactcctccttctctccttttctatcTACTTTTTTCCCTGGAGGGAATGGCCTTACTCTTCATGGAAAGGGAGAGGTCAAAAAAAGGTCAAACAAAGGAAGGGAAAGGTCAAACAAAGCAGAAAGGTGAGGATTTTGGGTCCTTCCCGAGGGCAGGACCTGGGCAGACTGGGAGGAGGCCTTCAGCGCCTGTCTAGTGACTTGGTTTCTTGTGCTGATCTAGGGAGAGTGAAATTCCTTGGAAATTTGAGAAAATGGAGTTTCATTTCCTGATGAATATTTTGCAGTGCagtgaatttaatttttctctggcTTCTAACTGAAATTTCCAATTATGAGActcattttgacttttaattgcATAATGACTTCAGACTGTCAACTGATTATGCATATGTGGCCTTATTTCCATGATGAGATTGTAATAGCCTGGAGGCAGAGCATGGCTTCATCTCCTTTGTGATTCCTGTACTGCAAGCTATCATAGGCAAACGAAGTGTTCAATAAACTCTTGCTGAATGTGCCCATAAGTTAATGAATAACCTTGGATTTGTTTTCATCATTAGAAACCTCTAgtccatatatttaatttttctcagccTGTAGATGTTAAGTATCTTGTTTTAGTCCACCTCATCCTGCTGTTGCGGATAAAGCAGTATTGGCTAGAGTTGAGAGAGGTTTCCTGCCGACCTTTCTCACTGAGAATTGAATTAACTGGCCTGGAGAGTATAGTAATCactgtggtattttaaaaattgatctaGCTTTCCATTGTTAAACTTATCTTGGAACATGCCATATCTATATATTCACTACAAACTATGAGAAAGGAGTATTTTTAAACCCAtggcatgtatatgtgtgtgggtgtaaATAATGCGAGCCCTAGTTAACTTGATGGGTGGGGGAATCCTTttcaaaatgtatacatatgtcaaatcaCCgtgatgtacactttaaatatcttacaatgtTATAtctcaattatacctcaataaagttggctgatgggcttccttgatggcacagtggtaaagaatccgcctgccaatgcaggagatttgggttcgatccctggtccaggaggatcccacatgctgccaagcaactaagcccgtgtgacataattattgagcctgtgctttggagccaaaaataaataagaaaataaaattatatatttaaaaaaagtggcccacaatttaaaaaacagatgaatTGTGAGCCCCTATGCAGCAAGATTGCCTTGTTATTGTTAGAACAAGATTGCCTTCTGAAGAGAGGAATTTTTCCCTCTCACTGCCTTTGCTTTATATGCTGTGTGCAGGTTTCACTTGATCAAATTTATTCCTCTGCCTTGTAGTCAGGAAGTTCCAGTTTATGGTCTGGTTTCCCTAAGCTGATTTATCTGGGGAGCAGACATGAGCACTGAGTTGGAGGAAGAGATAAAAGGTTTGCAATTAACTTTGTGTCCAGAAGGTTAGAGCTGTGAGCATCCATCTTGTTCCATCCACTGTGTTTTGGCCTCCTGTCTGGTCAGGAAGTATACCACATTCTTTTCCCTGTATGATTGAGGTCTACTAACATTGATATTCTACTCACTGTTTAATAAAATTTGATGCCTCACCTACTCAAAACAAATGTTGCAAGTCATTCTTCCTtgcctgcttttgttttgttttattttttgcctctATGTATGTCACCCATGAGAAGGCCTCACATTTAGTGCTTCAGCCACACTTGGAACCACCCACCTGTATGAAATCAGACTTTTGAGAGCTGAGATTATACTTTGAATGTGGGGTCAAAGGTAGTGtgccagattttaaaaattggaagaacaacaaataatattttactataagtatgtcccatgcaatCTTTGGGACacacttatactaaaaaattagTAGTTTTTTTCCTATGAGCGGTAGAGTTAACTGGTGTCTTGGATTTAATGTGTTAACTCTGGTCtgataaatttatgtttttgggcAGGAAATGCGTTGATCATGATAATGTCCACAGAATAACTGAGCTATGGCTCATTTTGCTAATTGCACATGTCTCCATTTTAGGAAGGAGAGGGCGTGTAAACTCAAGGATTATTAGAATTAGAGGACAGTGGGAGAAGATTCCATTTCCTCTAGTGTTTTGTGGTGAAGGAAATTTTTCTCCAGAGATGTTGTCATTTTCTAAGATCACACAGTTAGTGGTAAAGCCGGAACTGGAACTCCGGGTCCAGTGGTTAGTCTGCTGCACGGAATCTTCCCTTGAAAGATCACACATAGTTGCTTATGTTTTCATGCTGATCTTTAGTCACTTCTGTTGCCTCCCTCCCATATTGCTGCACTGTCCTGCTGCCCTTCTGGTCCTTGGATCTGCTGTGTTGCAGGCAAAGCCACCCTCAAGAACACAGTTGACTTTTCTCTGAGAACCGCAGGGCCGTTGAAAGCCACCGTTGGTTGTATGCCTGTGGTGATGCCAGAAATcccatctttccatgtgtttttatCCCTTCTAAGGTCTGGTTATTCTTCTCATCCCCTTTGAGTGCTTACTGTAAGGTGCTTTGACTCAGGAGGACTTGGCTGAGAATAATTCCACAACCACCAAGTGTTGTCTCACTGAAGGGCGCCTGCTTTGAGTGGCCAAGTCCTTTGACACTCTGTATCTTCTTGTAATTTGCTACAACAGATATGGAAGATACATGGTAAGGATCGATGCAGTAGATAGGTGTATGTAACTTCCTCTTTAGAGATGTGTTCTTTTAAAACACAGTTTGCTTACTGTTTTACAGTTACCTGTACTGATTTAAGAAAGTGGCCTTAGAAAAAAGCATCCTTCCTCTGACTGCTGTGAGAATACCATATTTCAGAGCCACTAATCCTGTTTTTTCATAGCCTGTTGATTAATTCATATAAAGCCTTACCAGCTGCCAGGTCAAAGCATAATAATAAAATTGGTTGCCAAGAGACTGAAAAATCTGTTCATTCTTATTAACTGCTACTCATCTATCTTGCTCTGATCCCACCACGTGGGCAGCTGGTCGAGTCTTATCTGCATATGGCTGGTTACTTATCGCCTGTGTATTTGTATCATTTGACACAAAAACAGGGCCTCAATCAGCTAACGGAAGCTTATGGTAAGGTTTTTTTTGATTATTCTTCTTCTTGCTGTATTAGTCCTAATACGGGAAGGAATGAGACATACAGAAATAGGTCTTGACTTAAATGTCCATTTGAGATACctgagaattttaaaacataatccaAGGGTGCGGTCAGGATTTCCTTTGTTTCCTGCAGTGTGATTGATTTTCATAATGAATCTCACTGTTGGAAGGGAGCAACCCCAGGGATGAGTAAAGAGGTCTAGCAGCCCTTGAAAAGATAAGGTGTCGTCCTTCCAATCAGATGCTAGAGACCAAACATGGCCAGATCAGCTGCTGGCCATTCCAGGCTGGACTTCCTTTGTCAAGGGCAAGATCAGCTCTTCATCGCCCCGCTCCACTTAGGCACAGAGGGCCGCAGAGCAGCTTGTGGTATTTCCTTGGGGGGTGACTCAGCTGTGTGTTCCAGAATTCCTGCTTCAGTGTGGAGGAACCGACTCCGCCAGGAACTAGTGGATCGGTTTTTAGTTTCTAACTTTGCCAATAATTAACTAAGTGGTATTACACTGGCGGTTCTTAATTAGGCTGTTTTCAGCTACTTCTTCCTCAAGGGGGGCATTGAGCAACATCTGGAGATGTGGCTGGTTGCCATACCTGGGGAGTTGCTGGTATTTAGTGGGCAGAGACCTGGGATGCCTCTAAACACCCCAaagtgcacaggacagcccctcaATACAAAAAATCATCCTGCCCACCATGTCAGTGGGTCAAGGCAGAGAAACCCTGCGTTAGACATGTTGTGGAACCTCTCTGGCCTGCAGTTTCCTAAAGTCCACATTCTCTCCATCATGTAAAGTGAACTAAGCCTAACTTCACTTCTGTGGTCTTTCTAACCTCTCCCTTACCCCCAATTCTGAGTGAGTCATCAGATATGAGATAGGGCCCCGGCATCtctatttgtatgtattttatgctgctaagtcgattcagtcgtgtccgactctgtgcgaccccatagacagcagcccaccaggctcccccatccctgggattctccaggcaagaacactggagtggcttgccatttcctactccagtgcatgaaagtgaaaagtgaaagtgaagtcgctcagtcgtgccggactcttagcgaccccgtggactgcagcctaccaggctccgccatccatgggattttccaggcaagagtattggagtggggtgccattgccttctccaatgtattttatatctatgtgtatatattttacatacatctttgtgtatgtattttacatccatgtgtatgtattttacaTCTCCACTGGGGATTCTGATGGGCAGTTAGGATTGAGGGCCCTGCCCTTAGGGATCCCGGGCTGAGGTCCTCGCCAAGGTGCCCGGTGGGTCATGTAAGGGGAGTGGACAGTGTGGGGACAGTCTGCCAGTAGGAAGCAAGAGCCAGGCGGCAGGGCCTGGCTGCCATGTGATTGAGTGCAGGTGGAAGTCTGTCAGCAAGTCCTCAGGGAGGGCTGTGACTGAGGGCTTGGCCCCTGAATTCCTCAGAGATGgagcccccagcccctcagcaCAGCGGGCTCTCACATGCCCGGGAGTGTCTACTCCGCAGAGTCCCAGCTGATCACTATACGCTTGTACTAGAGGTGCCCCAGATCCCAGAGTTTCCAAAGGATATAGCAAGACTGGACAGTTTCTTCATGGAAACCCCATCTCCTGCTTAGTTTGAGCCTTTCTGGGAGATTCAAAGTCAACCGCAGAAACCCCAACCCTGAGTCAGCAGCCCCTCTTGCCACCCAGGTAAGGAAACCTCACTTGCTACACTTATAGCATCATGTAACTTAAGGTCTGGTGGGCATCTTAGAAACCAGGGAGCCCAGCCTCTCCTCCATCTGACAGATTCAGAGCTGTGCCCACGGTCACATGACAAACTGATGGCAGAGAGGGTTCCAGAAGACAAGTCTGCTGGTTCTTTCTGTGCCCCTGTGCTAATGTTTCTTAATTGTAACCAGCAGTGTCTCTCCCTTGGACTCCTGTGAGATATCACAGGAAgtgaaacaaatatattaatgatTTTCACCTATGTTAAAGTGGTCCAGAAATGTCTGAGCATCTGCTATGGCTATGTACTAGCTGCCAGTTAAAGGCCACCATTGTTTCCTGCCTGGACTGCTGTTTTTCTGGTCTCATTCTAGCTAACCCCGCCTCCCCGTAACCCATTCCTCATGCAAAgccagtgatatttttaaaaatgtaaatcagatcatATCCTTCTTCTGTTTGAAATTCCCCAGTCACTAACCACTGTGGTTAATGTAAGATCCAAATGTTCTAACCATGATCTGTAAGTGTCTCCATGATCTGAGCCCTGTTGGCCTCCTTGTCCTCAGCTCATCCCTGTGCCTCCTTCCTTTCTATTCCTTAAAAACGCCAAGCTCTTGCCTTCCTCAGAGCATCTGCACTTGCCCACAGTTCTTTTCTCTAGAGTCTCACTTGGGTGGTCCCTTGGCAGCAGAGTCATCCCTGATCACTCTGTTGGGAGTAGTCTTCAGTCGGCCTCCATCCTGTTACACTTTATGGTCTTCACAGGACTTCTtaatgtttgaaattattttatctcCATGTTAGCATTATCTATCTCTTTCTGCTGATTGTTCTCTCTGTGACAGCAGGGACTTTGTTTTGTGGAATTCTGGGTACTTGTCACCTAAAATAATGCCTGGCATGTGGGAGATGCTAAGGTGATGCTGAGTGAATGATGGAGCAGGTAACTAGGAAGTTGGTGTGAGAGAAGATTGCATGGCCTGTGTTAATTCCTGTTTTTTCCTACATTGActttatgttttgttgttgtttttacactttttactatttgttttttaattggaggatgattacttTACGGTatagtgatggtttctgccatacatcaacatgaatcagccacaggcatacacatgtcccctccctcttaaacctccctcccacctccctccccatcccacccttctaggttgtcatgGATCaccggctttgggttccctgcatcacacagcaaatccccactggctatctattttacatatggtaatatatatgtttcagtacTACGCTCTCAGGTCTTCCTACCTTCTCCCTTCCCTGCTGTGACcaaattgtttttaaactttttattttgtattgggatatagctgattaacaatgttgtgatagtttctggtgaaCACAGAAGGGagaatgtatccattctcccccaaacttccttcccatccaggctgccacataacactgagcagagtcgcatgtgctatacagtaagtccttgctgattatccattgtaaatatagcaatgtgtacatgtccgtCCCAAACTCGCCATCTAacccttctccccatccttcccctggcaaccataagttcattctctgagagtctctttctgttttgtaagtttgtttgtatcatttctttttagattccacatgtaagggatgtcatatattttccttctctgtctggcttcactgaatatgacaatctctaggtccatccatgttgtggcaaatggtattatttcattctttttaatggctgagtaaatattctgttatatttatatgtatcacATCATCTTTACCCATTCCAATGCCCATGGATGTTTAAATTGCTCCCATGTCTTgcctgttgtaaacagtgctgcagtgaacactggggtgcatgtaacctttttaatcatgtttttctccagatatatgctcaggagtggatGCTCTGTTTTTTAATGAACCTCCCTACTGTTCTGCATACTtgctgtaccagtttacactcccaccaacaatataggaggattcccttctctcaataccctctccagtatttactgCTTGTGaatttttgataacagccattctagcAGTGTgtggtaatatctcattgtagttttgatttgtttttctctaataattagcaatgttgaacatcttttcatgggcctcttggccatttgtatgtcttctttggaagaatgtctatttgggtcttctgctgagtttttgattgggttgtttattttgtgCTGTTAAGgattggactttattttttaaaattaaaacctaaaTATGAGTTTGATACATGAGAAAAATGGAAGTGTTAAGCAgactagtttcttttcttttaagacGAATGTATTCAGATCCTCTAGTATGAACTCTGTGGGAAACAAATAAAAGGACAGAGCTACTTGGTAAACACAGACTCTGGCATAGGGGCTTAGAAATCAAAAGATCCAGGCTTTAGTCCTGGAAGGGGCCTCAAAGATCACCTTGGGGATAGTTGCTCAGAACTGGCTGCCCATGAAAatcacatgtgctgtgctgtgcttagttgctcagatgggtccgactctttgcgaccccatggactgcagcctgccaggctcctctatccatggggattctctaggcaagaatactggagtgggttgctatgctctcctccaggggatcttcccaacccacggattgaacccaggtctcccgtgttgcaggcagattctttaccatctgagccaccagggaagcccaagaatactggagtgggtagcctatcccttctccagggtatctttcccacccaggaatcaaactggggtctcctgcattgcaggtggattctttaccagctgagctaccagggaagccccaaaatcaCATAGCgagcttttatttaaaacatatgcaaaaccacatgtttttcagtctcttcttagGAGATTCTAATTTGTTAGGCTTGGCTTTAGGGCTAGGGAATTCATGTTTTATCTAAAATGCTGCTGTAGCAATGGATGGTGCACCACCAGGTTTGGGAACCAGTGACTGAGCCCAACTCTGTCCCCAGGTGAGtacactgaggctcaaagagatcAGGTGTCTCATTCAGGGGTACCCACATGAGTGGCTGGGAGATGACACTCAAGTCTCCCAGCCTTCTTTCTGCACCATTCAAAAATGTAGTGAGAAAGATTCT is part of the Bos indicus x Bos taurus breed Angus x Brahman F1 hybrid chromosome 10, Bos_hybrid_MaternalHap_v2.0, whole genome shotgun sequence genome and harbors:
- the RAB27A gene encoding ras-related protein Rab-27A isoform X3, with the translated sequence MDSGKARTPSADLAPGEARRSGQSLQAGSPPLRSPLRASGAVGLRADFATAQHLWRPETDTDPDALKNTCRKWLWGRRFGERHQTIPYSAPTPEQFLNVIPVSQNENNPLRFGTFQERTVETGFGLKEKSGELCVGPLGRYVGAGGGGLALSGGGAPRSDRRKLEVEGGEEVPPPPRAPLREVMWGQTENTRQGPEKAGSGWTPRAETERRGDRGRSSTSLHIYLNQSIFQETEAPHSVQLAKVTSPTISF
- the RAB27A gene encoding ras-related protein Rab-27A isoform X1, whose protein sequence is MDSGKARTPSADLAPGEARRSGQSLQAGSPPLRSPLRASGAVGLRADFATAQHLWRPETDTDPDALKNTCRKWLWGRRFGERHQTIPYSAPTPEQFLNVIPVSQNENNPLRFGTFQERTVETGFGLKEKSGELCVGPLGRYVGAGGGGLALSGGGAPRSDRRKLEVEGGEEVPPPPRAPLREVMWGQTENTRQGPEKAGSGWTPRAETERRGDRGRSSQQYLFRRGHVITSCLIVEVLETPVSKVLGKSTRIYTLSRWVVVSHCLNLGDLDSGTYVSLSSRE
- the RAB27A gene encoding ras-related protein Rab-27A isoform X4, coding for MDSGKARTPSADLAPGEARRSGQSLQAGSPPLRSPLRASGAVGLRADFATAQHLWRPETDTDPDALKNTCRKWLWGRRFGERHQTIPYSAPTPEQFLNVIPVSQNENNPLRFGTFQERTVETGFGLKEKSGELCVGPLGRYVGAGGGGLALSGGGAPRSDRRKLEVEGGEEVPPPPRAPLREVMWGQTENTRQGPEKAGSGWTPRAETERRGDRGRSSTSLHIYLNQSIFQETEAPHSVQLAKPTISF
- the RAB27A gene encoding ras-related protein Rab-27A isoform X2, yielding MDSGKARTPSADLAPGEARRSGQSLQAGSPPLRSPLRASGAVGLRADFATAQHLWRPETDTDPDALKNTCRKWLWGRRFGERHQTIPYSAPTPEQFLNVIPVSQNENNPLRFGTFQERTVETGFGLKEKSGELCVGPLGRYVGAGGGGLALSGGGAPRSDRRKLEVEGGEEVPPPPRAPLREVMWGQTENTRQGPEKAGSGWTPRAETERRGDRGRSSQQYLFRRGHVITSCLIVEVLETPVSKVLGKSTRIYTLSR